One genomic segment of Impatiens glandulifera chromosome 6, dImpGla2.1, whole genome shotgun sequence includes these proteins:
- the LOC124942660 gene encoding uncharacterized protein LOC124942660: MERSEPTLLIPQWLKGSGNVTSGGITSHQTPLSSWLYDDHSSSKHTRNRSTNVNSHDIGRSIADRTASTYFRQSSSSNGLGRTQSSFGRGRGDNRRCDYSDTFENILQNRVDKDLRRAQSLITGKFNNNKSNQNNSNGLSAGSSLISTIHKTAFERDFPSLGADEKKTTLKVPRVSSPVGHSIIIGGDGWTSALAEAPTIFGSVGPGAAVQQPITSTTASMAATVAQRPSCANNISQVFSSCPLFHSGICCNINGSSHF, encoded by the exons ATGGAAAGAAGTGAACCGACGTTGTTGATTCCACAATGGTTGAAAGGCAGTGGAAATGTAACTAGTGGGGGCATCACTAGTCATCAAACACCATTATCCTCGTGGCTCTATG ATGATCATTCTTCATCAAAACATACGAGAAATAGGTCTACAAATGTAAATTCTCATGATATAGGGCGATCTATTGCTGATAGAACTGCGTCAACCTACTTTCGTCAAAGTTCCAGCAGTAATGGATTGGGTCGGACTCAAAGTAGTTTTGGAAGAGGCAGAGGTGATAATAGGCGATGTGACTATTCTGATACTTTTGAAAACATACTACAGAACAGGGTTGACAAGGATTTGAGGCGTGCACAGTCTTTAATAACTGggaaatttaacaataataaaagtAACCAAAATAATAGCAATGGCCTGAGTGCTGGGAGCAGTCTGATTAGCACAATCCACAAGACTGCGTTTGAAAGAGACTTCCCATCACTAGGTGCTGATGAAAAGAAAACAACTTTGAAGGTACCAAGAGTTTCATCACCTGTGGGCCATTCAATCATAATAGGCGGAGATGGTTGGACATCAGCTCTAGCAGAGGCTCCTACTATATTTGGAAGTGTAGGACCTGGTGCAGCTGTTCAACAACCTATTACATCAACTACTGCTTCAATGGCGGCTACTGTGGCTCAGAGACCTTCTTGTGCCAATAACATCTCACAAGTATTTTCAAGCTGTCCACTTTTTCATTCTGGAATATGTTGTAATATCAATGGCTCAtctcacttctga
- the LOC124942808 gene encoding uncharacterized protein LOC124942808: MVGKLQVLKPSAREKNGAPLISKDSCSSPTDDSVIPSSPSSAVTPDRRQTPSILEKRLTQAQSRNNFFNLVRKNSMSSPSFSVVTGSSSSVAKQSGGDSVVDESTMKANNSENGCLGESDNYLKTNPSNTDTILYSEEKEAAFLRSLGWEEKNDNGDDEGLTEEEISAFYKYMNEYIKLRPTCKTSQKIHPKFFEPRNLSMDSKEGATFCGSEASS, encoded by the exons ATGGTTGGAAAGCTTCAGGTTCTCAAACCGTCTGCTCGAGAAAAGAATGGAGCTCCTCTCATCTCAAAGGATAGCTGCTCAAGCCCCACAGATGATAGTGTTATcccttcttctccttcttcagcAGTTACTCCTGACCGCAGACAGACCCCATCAATTCTGGAAAAGAGACTCACTCAAGCTCAAAGCAGGAACAACTTCTTCAATCTTGTAAGGAAGAATTCTATGTCAAGCCCCTCTTTTTCGGTTGTGACTGGAAGTTCTTCTTCTGTTGCTAAGCAATCTGGTGGGGACTCGGTTGTAGATGAATCAACAATGAAGGCTAATAATAGTGAGAATGGCTGTCTTGGTGAATCTGATAATTATCTAAAAACCAACCCTTCGAATACTGACACGATTCTGTACTCGGAAGAGAAAGAGGCTGCATTCTTGCGGTCTTTGGGTTGGGAAGAGAAGAATGATAACGGGGACGATGAAGGACTTACTGAGGAAGAGATCAGTGCTTTCTACAAGTATATGAATGAG TATATTAAGCTGAGGCCGACCTGTAAAACCTCTCAAAAGATACATCCCAAGTTCTTTGAACCTCGCAATCTAAGTATGGACAGCAAGGAAGGTGCAACTTTCTGCGGTTCCGAAGCCAGTTCTTAA
- the LOC124942305 gene encoding COP9 signalosome complex subunit 8, with amino-acid sequence MDFSALNDAMASKQYEKIGDICDNLLLQVATEGIAYQDEWPYAIHLLGHLYISDTNSARFLWKSIPSSVKENRPELAAAWKIGQRLWTRDYAGVHEAIRGFDWSPEAREFVSSLIDLYTKKMFELLQSAYSTISIQDTSMFLGMSEDDATNYVVERGSWDVDRVTGMLTVKKKAIATEQKLDSSKLQRLTEYVFHLEH; translated from the exons ATGGATTTCTCTGCGCTAAACGATGCTATGGCATCGAAGCAATACGAGAAGATCGGCGATATCTGCGACAATCTTCTACTTCAG GTTGCAACGGAGGGAATTGCTTACCAAGATGAATGGCCGTATGCGATTCATCTGTTAGGTCATCTTTACATCAGTGATAC TAATAGTGCTCGTTTCCTGTGGAAATCTATACCGTCTTCGGTGAAGGAGAACCGTCCTGAATTGGCCGCCGCTTGGAAAATCGGACAGCGTTTGTGGACGCGAGATTATGCGGGAGTTCACGAAGCTATTCGCGGATTCGATTGGAGTCCTGAGGCTCGTGAATTCGTGTCTTCTCTCATAG ATTTGTACACGAAAAAGATGTTCGAGTTGTTGCAGTCTGCTTATTCAACTATCAGCATCCAAGACACCTCTATGTTCCTTGGAATGAGTGAAGATGATGCTACAAACT ATGTGGTGGAACGAGGTTCTTGGGATGTAGACAGAGTTACGGGAATGCTTACAGTAAAGAAGAAAGCCATCGCAACGGAGCAAAAACTTGATTCGAGCAAGTTGCAGCGATTAACCGAATATGTTTTTCATCTTGAGCATTAA
- the LOC124941554 gene encoding pentatricopeptide repeat-containing protein At2g06000-like: MRLLISNHWRGNLFRNLDSVVQISPRKLKVLSGISFFHVHADISFSNTSYSSSDVWFVKVVCTICSRPLTKSLDSFRCDYLSRNLNSSVAFEVVDGLINYHRSPQLAFEFFDFTKRKLNLVHSLMTYHLLIKSLCQMSLLDSVQLIIHYMRLDGYSPDSLTLGLLISSFLNAGMLHTAKDLLIKAAQFGDAEIRPVVYNNLLSAMVKKNLVDESVQFFVEHILNSESFYPDSCSFNIVIQGLCKTGEVEKAFQFFNDMKRFGCSPDDRTFNILINGFCVLNLVDKAHTLLTEMQSGTLSVSPDAVSYSSLIAGYCRLRKMDVASNIFEEMICSGVKPSLITFNILISGFSKKGEMSNALRIYERMLFLGCFPDVVTFTSLIDGHCRSGKIDLGKKVWDEMKARRLYPNAYTFSIIINALCRGNRLNEARDILKELRDRKDIVAKPFIYNPVIDGFCKAGNVDEANVIVAEMEENRCKPDKLTFTILIIGHCVKGRMFEAIEIYNRMLAIGCTPDKVTVNSLTSLLFKAGKPNEAFKIMQDRNLGGTSSSMNRVGLLNTNTNIPVAV; this comes from the coding sequence ATGCGATTGTTGATCTCCAATCATTGGAGAGGAAACCTTTTCCGAAATCTTGATTCTGTTGTCCAGATATCGCCGAGGAAGCTTAAGGTTCTATCTGGCATTTCCTTCTTCCACGTCCACGCTGACATTTCTTTCTCCAATACTTCCTATAGCTCTTCTGACGTTTGGTTCGTCAAGGTGGTCTGCACAATCTGTTCTCGTCCTCTTACAAAATCCCTAGATAGTTTTCGTTGCGATTATCTAAGCAGAAACTTGAACTCTTCGGTCGCATTTGAGGTTGTCGATGGTTTGATCAATTATCATCGGAGCCCCCAGTTAGCTTTTGAGTTCTTTGACTTCACCAAGAGGAAGTTGAATCTTGTTCATTCATTGATGACTTATCATTTGCTTATTAAGTCTCTTTGTCAAATGTCTCTTCTTGATTCTgttcaattaattattcattaCATGAGACTAGATGGTTATTCACCTGATAGTTTGACATTAGGGTTATTAATATCATCATTTCTGAATGCTGGTATGTTGCACACTGCTAAAGACTTGCTTATCAAAGCAGCCCAATTTGGCGATGCAGAGATTAGACCTGTAGTATATAATAATCTGCTGAGTGCAATGGTGAAGAAAAACCTTGTTGATGAGTCTGTTCAGTTCTTTGTAGAGCACATCTTAAACTCAGAATCCTTTTATCCAGATTCTTGTTCTTTCAATATAGTGATTCAAGGTCTATGTAAAACAGGAGAAGTTGAAAAAGCTTTTCAATTCTTCAATGACATGAAGAGATTTGGTTGTTCCCCAGATGATAGAACGTTCAACATTCTCATAAATGGATTTTGTGTGTTGAATCTTGTGGATAAAGCTCATACATTGTTGACAGAAATGCAATCGGGAACTTTGTCGGTTTCTCCTGATGCAGTTAGTTATTCTTCATTGATAGCAGGTTATTGCAGGTTACGCAAAATGGATGTTGCCTCCAATATCTTTGAAGAAATGATATGTTCTGGAGTTAAACCGAGCTTAATAACTTTCAACATTCTCATAAGTGGGTTCAGCAAGAAAGGGGAAATGTCAAATGCCTTGCGGATTTACGAAAGGATGCTTTTCCTGGGCTGCTTCCCCGATGTTGTGACCTTCACATCTTTAATAGACGGTCACTGTCGATCTGGGAAGATAGATTTGGGAAAGAAGGTTTGGGATGAAATGAAAGCAAGAAGGTTGTATCCAAATGCATATACTTTTTCGATAATTATAAATGCTTTGTGTAGGGGGAATAGACTAAACGAGGCTCGTGATATACTAAAAGAATTAAGGGATAGAAAGGATATTGTTGCAAAGCCTTTCATTTATAATCCTGTTATTGATGGTTTTTGTAAGGCTGGGAATGTAGATGAGGCGAATGTGATTGTGGCCGAAATGGAAGAGAATAGATGTAAACCTGATAAACTAACATTCACTATTCTTATTATTGGGCATTGTGTTAAAGGAAGAATGTTTGAAGCAATTGAGATTTACAACAGAATGCTGGCAATTGGCTGCACGCCTGATAAAGTTACTGTAAATAGTTTGACATCTTTGCTTTTCAAGGCTGGAAAGCCTAACGAAGCATTCAAAATAATGCAAGATCGGAACCTGGGAGGAACATCTTCTTCTATGAACAGAGTCGGTTTGCTGAATACAAACACAAATATTCCCGTTGCTGTTTAA
- the LOC124942136 gene encoding transmembrane protein 87B-like — protein sequence MKFAFVCFLLITAFIFFLVRSADASIHFYDRDPFREVGNAYLVFGGSEGALASRTTSPLTSASSVHDGRSYIRFENITFSRSKAAADKHSDMEQFTGLIQVVIFEASDRDNIGGSAYGGQRSICCTPDLAKLEDCKQGEVIRIPSATDVRWPVVLNIHFQGAELSSQMKDQEVFITKTGMYNLFFISCDQTHKGMTMSGKTFWKNPDGYLPGRMAPLMKFYVVMCLAYLLLSIIWLSQYIRFWNDILQLQHCIAVVIGLSLFEVILWYFEYANLNNTGIRPVGITTWVVTVGSIRKTLSRLLILSVSMGFGVVRPTLGGITTKVLLIGLTYFVATELLNITEYVGTINDVAGRARVFLVLPNAFLDAFLILWIFTSLSKTLEQLQAKRSTVKLEIYKKFSNALAGAVFLSVVWIGYEVCLFFFTFFFYIILIDLFV from the exons ATGAAGTTCGCATTCGTATGCTTCCTCCTGATTACTGCTTTTATCTTCTTCCTTGTTAGATCTGCCGATGCTTCCATACATTTCTATGATCGAGATCCGTTCAGAGAAGTCGGCAATGCTTACCTTGTTTTCGGCGGTAGTGAAGGAGCTCTCGCTTCTCGCACTACCTCTCCCCTCACTTCCGCTTCCTCCGTTCACGACGGCCGTTCTTATATCCG ATTCGAGAACATCACTTTTTCGAGAAGTAAAGCTGCGGCAGATAAACATTCAGATATGGAACAATTTACCGGATTGATACAGGTTGTAATCTTTGAAGCTTCCGATCGTGATAATATCGGTGGCTCAGCTTATGGAGGTCAGAGATCAATCTGTTGCACACCTGATCTCGCTAAGCTTGAAGATTGTAAGCAGGGTGAGGTTATCAGAATCCCTTCTGCAACTGATGTTAGATGGCCAGTTGTCTTGAATATACATTTTCAGGGAGCAGAATTATCATCGCAAATGAAAGACCAAGAAGTCTTCATCACAAAGACGGGGATGTACAATCTGTTCTTTATATCGTGCGATCAAACGCACAAGGGAATGACAATGAGCGGGAAAACATTCTGGAAGAATCCAGATGGGTATTTGCCTGGTAGAATGGCACCATTAATGAAGTTCTATGTTGTTATGTGTCTTGCATATCTGTTGCTCAGCATCATCTGGTTGTCTCAGTATATAAGATTTTGGAACGATATATTACAGCTTCAGCATTGTATTGCAGTTGTTATCGGGCTCAGTTTATTCGAAGTGATACTATGGTACTTTGAGTATGCAAATCTGAATAATACAGGAATTAGACCGGTTGGGATTACGACTTGGGTTGTGACAGTTGGATCGATTAGGAAAACATTGTCCAGGCTTCTTATACTGTCTGTTTCGATGGGATTTGGTGTTGTTCGTCCTACTCTTGGTGGGATTACTACAAAGGTTTTGTTAATTGGATTGACTTATTTTGTGGCTACTGAATTGCTGAACATAACTGAGTATGTTGGAACTATAAACGATGTTGCTGGAAGAGCTAGGGTATTCTTAGTCCTCCCTAATGCATTTCTAGACGCGTTTTTGATTCTCTGGATCTTCACTTCTCTTTCGAAGACACTTGAACAGCTTCAGGCTAAACGGAGTACTGTTAAGTTGGAGATTTATAAAAAGTTCTCGAATGCATTGGCGGGAGCTGTTTTCCTTTCAGTTGTTTGGATAGGATACGAGGTATgcttatttttctttacttttttcttttacattattttgattgatttgtttGTGTAG